The sequence below is a genomic window from Lysobacter capsici.
GTCCGGCGGGAAGTACACGGTCGCGTAGAGATCGGTGCGGCCGTCGGCGGCCTTGAGCGTGACCCGCTGCGGCGCGCGCCAACCGGCGGCGATCACTTTCGAAGTGTCGGCGCGTTCGAGTTCGAGCACGATCGCGCCGTCGTGGGTCGATCGCAGCACGGTGCGCGGCGCGGTATCGAGGGTGGAGAAATTATCGACCACGTAATCGCCCGACGGCGACAGCAGATCGATGCCGTCTCCGCCGAGGATCGCGCTCGCGCCGACCTCCAGCGCGTGATCGGCGACTTCGGGTGTCAACAACACGGGTTCGCCGCCGTCGAGCGACACCCGGTACAGACGACGCAGATACGGATCGCCGCTCTCGCGGCCACCGGCGGTGAAGTACGCCGCGCGCCGGTTTTCGTCGACGCCGATCAGATCGCGCACCAGCCATTCGCCCGAGGTCAGGCGGCGGATCAGGCGGCCGTCGCGCAAGTCGTGCAGGTACAGATGGCCCCAGCCGTCGCGCTCGGAAAACCACACGACCTGATGGCTGCGATTCAACACCCGCACCGCGGCGCGGTTGTAGAGAAAGTCGTTGACCTGCACGCGGGTGGCGGATTTTTCTTCCAGCACTTCACGCGAACGGCCGGTGTCCAGATCGAGTTCGACCAGACGCATGCGCGCCGGACGGCCGTAATTGGCGATGGAGGCATAGACGCGGCGGTTGTCGGCCGACCATCCGAAAATATCGGCCTCGATCACCGGCGACCAGCCGTCGGGAGCGACGATGCGCTGAACCTTGCCGGCACCGTCGACATCGACGGAAAACCATTCGGCCCGCGCTTGCTCGGCATCGCCGAACAGGCTCAGGCGGATGGTGTACAGCTCGGGCCGATAGCCATGCTGGGGCACCATCGCCAGCATCGGGTACGGCTGCACCTTGCGTTCGTCGAAACGCGAACCGAACAGGCGCTTGCCGTCGGGCGACCAGTTGACCGCGAACGGCGGCACCTTCCAACGTCCCTGCCGCGCCGGCACCGCGTGCAGGGCGAGATCGGGCATCGTGCCGTAGCCGTAGAAGGCTTCGCCGTCCTGGGTCAGCGCGCGCTCGCGGCCGCTGTCGAGATCGCGCAGCCACAGGTTGTAGTCGCGCACGAATGCTGCGCGACGGCCGTCGGGCGATGGCAGCCACAAGGGATCGGGTGTGTTCGCCGCGACGATGCGGCATTGGTTGGCGGCGACATCGCAGGACAATTGCTGCTTCGCGTCGCCGGCGAATCGTGCGCGCAGTACGCCTTCTTCGACGACGACCGAAAGCGGCTCGGGCATGCCTTCGGCGGCGGCCGGCAGAAGCGCGCGGATCGCTTCGCGCATCCGCGCCGGATCGAACAAGGGCTCGCGGCTGCGCGCGGCGGGATCGACCAGCATGTACTGCGCGCCCTGATCGCCGTCGCGGCGATACCACAGGCGTCCGTCGGGCAACCAATGCGGGGTGATCTCCGCGTTCTTGATCTGGCCCTTGAGGTTGTAGTCCAGCACCTTCTCGGCGCGCGCGTAGTCTTGCGCGCTCAACGACGCGGGCTGCGCCCACGCCGGTCCAACCGCGGCGCACAGCAGCGCGGCGGCCCACATCCCATAGCGACTCATGCCATCCCCCTTCCCTTCGATGGAAGGCCGACGATGGCACAGGCGCCGGGGGCTGGCTTTGCATTGCGAGGCAGTCCGACCGGGCGGCGGGGTCGGGGCTGCGGTGTGTGGACTTGGGCTGTGAGGCAGGCCGCAGGTCAACCGGTGCTGCGTGGGCGCTGCCTTCGTGTCGATGATCGCGGCTGAGAGGAAAGCGTCGGGGCTCAAGCCCCTCCCACAGGAGACCTCGTGGCTTTCGCTGCTGTCGTTGCTGTCGCTGATGCAAGCCGCAGGTCAACCGGTGCTGCGTAGGCGCTGCCTTCGTGTCGATGATCGCGGCGGAGAGGAAAGCGTCGGGGCTGAAGCCACTCCCACAGGAGACCTCGTGGCTGTCGCTGCTGTCGCGAGTTTCGCGGGTTTCGGAAAAACATTGAGCGCGAAATGGTGCGGTTCGCCGCGTGTACTCAGTCAACTCCATGGCGCCCTGAGCAACGCAAACGCATGCGACGCCACGAGGTCTTTTGTGGGAGGGGGCTTCAGCCCTGACGCTCTCCGATCAGAAGCGACAATCCCACCATCTCAACGCTCGACGAACGCCTCCAGCATCCGCAGTTCCTCATCGTCGAACCCCGCCGCGCTGCGCGCTTCGAAATTGAACGGCCCATACAGCACCGCGCGCGCGTATTCGCCCAGCAGTTCGCGAAAACGCGGCGCCGGGTCGATGCCGGCGCGTTCGCAGTACCAGCGGTACCAGCGCGAACCGGCGGCGACGTGGCCGACTTCCTCGCGCAGGATCGTTTCCAGGATCGCCACCGTCGCGCCGTCGCCGAGCGAACGCAGCTTGACGATCATGCCCGGGGTCACGTCGAGCCCGCGCGCCTCGAGCACGCGCGGCACCAGCGCCATGCGCGCCAGGCCGTCGTGCGCGGTCTTCTCGGCCATTTCCCACAGGCCGTTGTGCGCGTCGAAATCGCCGTAGTCGTAACCCAGCTCCTGCAAGCGCGCGCGCAGCAGGCTGAAATGGCGCGCTTCGTCGCTGGCCACGCTCACCCAGTCGGCATAGAACTGCGCCGGCAGGCCGCGGAAGCGGTACACCGCGTCCCAGCCCAGGTCGATGGCGTTGAATTCGATGTGCGCGATCGCATGCACGAACGCGGCGCGGCCCTCAGCGGTGCCGAAGCCCCGCTTGGGCAATTCGCGCGGATGCACCAGCGCCGGCCGCGCGGGGCGGCCGGGCATGCGGATCGGATCGGGCGCGGGCGCATCGGCCGGCGTGCTCAGTTCGCCGCGCGCATAGGCCTGCGCGCAGGCGAAGGTCAGCTCGACCTTGGCCTGCGGCGTGGCCGCATCCAGGCAGGCGCGTGCGGCGTCGAACAGCGAACCCGAATCGAGCATGGCCGGCGCGCGCTTACGACGCGCGTCGGGTCTTCTTGGCGTCGTCCGAGCGCAGTTGCTGGATGCGCTCGAAATAGCCCGGTTCCACCCCGGTGACGTACTCGCCGTTGAAGCACGACGAATCGAAGTGATCGATGCGGTGCTTCGGTCCGGACACCGCCTGTTCCAGCGCGTCGAGGTCCTGGTAGATCAGCCAGTCGCAGCCCAGCAGGGTCTGCACTTCGTCGTCGCTGCGGCCGTGCGCGACCAGTTCGTCGGTCGACGGCATGTCGATGCCGTAGATGTTCGGGAAGCGCACCGGCGGCGCGGCCGAGGCCAGGTAGACCTTGCGCGCGCCGGCATCGCGCGCCATCTGCACGATCTGGCGCGAGGTGGTGCCGCGCACGATCGAATCGTCGACCAGCAGCACGACCCGGTTGCGGAATTCCAGCGGAATCGGATTGAGCTTGCGCCGCACCGATTTCGCCCGCTCGCCTTGCCCGGGCATGATGAAGGTGCGGCCGACGTAACGGTTCTTGATGAAGCCCTCGCGATACTTCACGCCCAGGGTGTTGGCGATTTCCAGCGCGGAGTCGCGCGAGGTGTCGGGGATCGGGATCACCACGTCGATGTCGTGGTCCGGACGCAGGCGCTGGATCTTCTCGCCCAGGGTCTGGCCCATGCGCATGCGCGCCTTGTGCACCGACACGTCGTCCATCATCGAGTCGGGACGGGCGAAGTAGACGTATTCGAAAATGCACGGCGCGTGCTGGCGCGGCTGCGCGCACTGGCGCGAGAACAGTTCGCCGCGCGCGTTGATCACGATGCCCTCGCCCGGACGCACGTCGCGCAGGCGCTCGAAACCCAGCAGGTCCAGCGCCACCGATTCGGACGCGATCGCGTATTCGTCCTGGCCGCCGGTGTTGCGCTTGCCCAGCACCAGCGGACGAATGCCGTGCGGGTCGCGGAACGCGACCAGGCCCAGGCCGAGCACGGTGGCGACCACCGCATAGCCGCCGATGCAGCGACGATTCACGCCCTCGATCGCGCCGAACGCGGCCTCGGGGGTGAGCACGCGCTGGCGGTCGAGCTCGTGCGCGAACACGTTCAACAGCACTTCCGAATCCGATTCGGTGTTGACGTTGCGACGGTCCTGTTCGAACACCTCGCGCCGCAGCATGTCGGTGTTGATCAGGTTGCCGTTGTGGGCCAGGGCGATGCCGAACGGCGAGTTGACGTAGAACGGCTGCGCTTCGTCGGAGCCTTCGCTGCCGGCGGTCGGGTAGCGGCAATGGCCGATGCCGACCCGGCCTTCGAGCAGGCGCATGGCCTTTTCGTCGAACACGTCGCTGACCAGGCCGTTGCCTTTATGCACGCGCAGACGCGCGCCGTCGGCGGTGGCGATGCCGGCCGCGTCCTGGCCGCGGTGCTGCAGCACCGTAAGACCGTCGTAGAGCTGAGCGGCGACATCCGTGTTGCCGACGATACCGAGAATGCCGCACATAGCGCTTGAATCCTGCTGAGATGTCGATGATGCGTGGCGCGACCGAAGAACTGCCGTGGACGGCGCGCGTTGCGGAACGAGTTGTGAAGCCCGGTTGCGAACAACGGTTACTGCGAAATGCGGGCGACGGGGAGCGATACCCACCCCTCGCCGAGTTGCGTTACGTCCGCCGTCCGTGGCCGCTGGCGTGGCTCAATTCACGCGTTTGTCGTCTTGCTGGTTGTGTGGGTCGACCCGGGCCGGATCGCCCTGGGTGCGGTTCGCCGCGCCCTGGCCGCCGGCGCCGCGCGGCAACAGGTCGCGCATCGCGCCGGGCAGCAGGTCCTGCAAGCCGCCGGAGGCTTGTTCTTCCGGCAGTGGCTGCGGCAGCGCGATGTCGCGCAGTCCACCGCTGCCGTTGTTGTTATTGATGTTGCCGTTGTTGTTGCCCTGGTTGGCGCCGCCGAGCCCGGCCGGGATCAGGTCGGCCAGTCCACCGCCGCCACCGCCGAAGCCGCCCATGCCGCCGGGAATCCCCTGCGGCACCTGCTGTTTCAGATTCTTCTCCAGGCTCTTCGCCTCGGACTGCACGGTCGCCTGCAACGAGGTGCCGCGCCCTTCCAGATCGACCTTGCGCGCCATCGCGTCCGGCAGGCCGCTGCGCATCAGCTTGGCGCCCGGCATCAGCAGCGCGGCGAGGCTGGATTCGCGCCAGGCGCGTTCGCGCGGCAGCGTGGTCATGCCCAAGGTCACCAGCAAGGCGCAGGCGAAGATCAGGCCGCGGATCGTGCCCAGGCCCAGGCCCATCAGCCGGTCCATCTCCGACAGGCCGTAGGAATGCGCGATCCGGCGGATCACCAGGCCGATCAGCCCCACCGTGATCCAGATCGCCACGAACGCCAGCGCATAGCCGCCCATGTACGAGGCCCAGCCCATCTGGCCGTCGCCGAGGCTGCGGCCGACTTCGCCGCCGAACAGGAACGCGCCGACGCCCGCCAGCAGCCACGCCGCCAGCGACACCGCCACGCCGATCAGGCCGCGCGCCATGCCCAGGATCGCCGACAGACCGACGATCAACAACAAACCCCAATCCAATGCCGTCATAGCGTGCCGCTCCTTAGTGTTTCCGCTCGCGGCTCACCGCCGCGACCGCCCTGGCTGCCCGCCGCGACCGTCGATCACGGATGCGGCTTGACCAGGGCATCGGCGACCCCGAGTTT
It includes:
- a CDS encoding S9 family peptidase, translated to MSRYGMWAAALLCAAVGPAWAQPASLSAQDYARAEKVLDYNLKGQIKNAEITPHWLPDGRLWYRRDGDQGAQYMLVDPAARSREPLFDPARMREAIRALLPAAAEGMPEPLSVVVEEGVLRARFAGDAKQQLSCDVAANQCRIVAANTPDPLWLPSPDGRRAAFVRDYNLWLRDLDSGRERALTQDGEAFYGYGTMPDLALHAVPARQGRWKVPPFAVNWSPDGKRLFGSRFDERKVQPYPMLAMVPQHGYRPELYTIRLSLFGDAEQARAEWFSVDVDGAGKVQRIVAPDGWSPVIEADIFGWSADNRRVYASIANYGRPARMRLVELDLDTGRSREVLEEKSATRVQVNDFLYNRAAVRVLNRSHQVVWFSERDGWGHLYLHDLRDGRLIRRLTSGEWLVRDLIGVDENRRAAYFTAGGRESGDPYLRRLYRVSLDGGEPVLLTPEVADHALEVGASAILGGDGIDLLSPSGDYVVDNFSTLDTAPRTVLRSTHDGAIVLELERADTSKVIAAGWRAPQRVTLKAADGRTDLYATVYFPPDYSAKTAKPGQYPVIDAFYGGPQVTNAPVGMAEAVSATNPISRSSLAALGFVVVTIDARGTPGRSQAFHDVSFGAFADPQIDDHVAAIGELARRYPGLDLQRVGVYGHSFGGYSSARAILYRPEFYKVAVSSAGSHNYQGMYSSLNGMERLLAGEVDYGNGRTVRPTPDAIPENYRGLDSATLAQNLRGKLMLVYGDLDENALPAVTAQLSAALIRNNKDFDLLYLPNQNHELFRNDAYYTRRMWDYFVEHLMGAKPPVGYKLAPPPKPGGVGY
- a CDS encoding ferritin-like domain-containing protein: MLDSGSLFDAARACLDAATPQAKVELTFACAQAYARGELSTPADAPAPDPIRMPGRPARPALVHPRELPKRGFGTAEGRAAFVHAIAHIEFNAIDLGWDAVYRFRGLPAQFYADWVSVASDEARHFSLLRARLQELGYDYGDFDAHNGLWEMAEKTAHDGLARMALVPRVLEARGLDVTPGMIVKLRSLGDGATVAILETILREEVGHVAAGSRWYRWYCERAGIDPAPRFRELLGEYARAVLYGPFNFEARSAAGFDDEELRMLEAFVER
- the purF gene encoding amidophosphoribosyltransferase, which codes for MCGILGIVGNTDVAAQLYDGLTVLQHRGQDAAGIATADGARLRVHKGNGLVSDVFDEKAMRLLEGRVGIGHCRYPTAGSEGSDEAQPFYVNSPFGIALAHNGNLINTDMLRREVFEQDRRNVNTESDSEVLLNVFAHELDRQRVLTPEAAFGAIEGVNRRCIGGYAVVATVLGLGLVAFRDPHGIRPLVLGKRNTGGQDEYAIASESVALDLLGFERLRDVRPGEGIVINARGELFSRQCAQPRQHAPCIFEYVYFARPDSMMDDVSVHKARMRMGQTLGEKIQRLRPDHDIDVVIPIPDTSRDSALEIANTLGVKYREGFIKNRYVGRTFIMPGQGERAKSVRRKLNPIPLEFRNRVVLLVDDSIVRGTTSRQIVQMARDAGARKVYLASAAPPVRFPNIYGIDMPSTDELVAHGRSDDEVQTLLGCDWLIYQDLDALEQAVSGPKHRIDHFDSSCFNGEYVTGVEPGYFERIQQLRSDDAKKTRRAS
- a CDS encoding CvpA family protein, which translates into the protein MTALDWGLLLIVGLSAILGMARGLIGVAVSLAAWLLAGVGAFLFGGEVGRSLGDGQMGWASYMGGYALAFVAIWITVGLIGLVIRRIAHSYGLSEMDRLMGLGLGTIRGLIFACALLVTLGMTTLPRERAWRESSLAALLMPGAKLMRSGLPDAMARKVDLEGRGTSLQATVQSEAKSLEKNLKQQVPQGIPGGMGGFGGGGGGLADLIPAGLGGANQGNNNGNINNNNGSGGLRDIALPQPLPEEQASGGLQDLLPGAMRDLLPRGAGGQGAANRTQGDPARVDPHNQQDDKRVN